A single genomic interval of Zunongwangia sp. HGR-M22 harbors:
- a CDS encoding glycosyltransferase family 2 protein encodes MIKFVHRHSEKIVGIYKGAKQLEGYADEVVTAFWAVANDYPDQWICWLEEEQVHNFNELFFLEIFHHKLIMASCAVKTSFFNKDIGYVDQFPFAVVNRSVNYPTWLMSSDMGAIHATVILKFQKNFSGFSDFQYLLNAIAKLGQHNGLFCYHAPQLAIKKATEVEYKATTKDLFSFAFQFYKKARGIILLFCFARYKKRYPLLSLISTALKRNFFNTEINFADIEVKSSKSAIDNSIDVIIPTIGRPEHLLNVLKDLKKQSLLPQKVTVVEQNPDIGSKSDFDFAAEDWPFLIQHIFTHQTGACNARNLALQEVTASWVFFCDDDNKFENNLLEKAFSKIEEYGLEVLVTAYRTKQEVLLYKNAKQWGTFGAGNAIVKKACLRNVKFDLALEYGYAEDMDFGMQLRNQGVDIIYHPEIEIVHLKAPMGGFRTKIIKPWEQTAPIPKPSPTVMTYIQKNYTVEQQRGYQLILWLKFYKSQHIKNPFKYERIMQKRWAVSERWAAKLQQNRRS; translated from the coding sequence ATGATTAAGTTCGTTCATCGACATAGCGAAAAAATAGTAGGCATTTATAAAGGTGCTAAGCAATTAGAAGGCTATGCTGATGAGGTAGTAACAGCTTTTTGGGCAGTAGCCAACGATTATCCCGATCAATGGATTTGTTGGCTGGAAGAAGAGCAAGTTCATAATTTTAATGAACTGTTTTTTTTAGAAATTTTTCATCACAAATTAATCATGGCTTCTTGTGCGGTTAAAACCAGTTTTTTTAATAAAGACATTGGTTATGTCGATCAATTTCCGTTTGCAGTTGTTAATAGATCCGTAAATTACCCAACTTGGTTAATGAGTAGCGATATGGGAGCCATACATGCTACTGTAATATTGAAATTTCAAAAAAACTTTAGTGGATTTTCTGATTTTCAATATTTATTAAATGCTATTGCCAAATTAGGCCAGCACAATGGCTTATTTTGTTATCATGCACCGCAATTAGCTATAAAAAAAGCGACAGAAGTAGAATATAAAGCTACAACTAAGGATTTGTTTTCTTTTGCTTTTCAATTTTATAAAAAGGCAAGAGGAATTATTTTATTATTTTGTTTTGCGCGATATAAAAAAAGATATCCTTTACTATCACTTATTTCAACTGCTTTAAAAAGGAATTTTTTTAATACCGAAATTAATTTTGCTGATATTGAAGTTAAATCTTCTAAATCTGCTATCGATAATTCAATAGATGTAATAATTCCCACAATTGGTAGGCCAGAACATTTGCTGAATGTGTTAAAAGATTTAAAGAAACAGAGCTTACTTCCGCAGAAAGTTACTGTAGTGGAGCAAAATCCGGATATAGGGAGTAAAAGCGATTTTGATTTTGCTGCTGAAGATTGGCCATTTCTAATTCAGCATATTTTTACGCATCAAACCGGAGCCTGCAATGCAAGAAATTTAGCTTTACAAGAAGTTACTGCATCGTGGGTGTTTTTTTGTGATGATGATAATAAATTTGAAAATAATTTATTAGAAAAAGCTTTTTCTAAAATTGAAGAATACGGATTAGAAGTGTTGGTAACCGCTTACCGAACAAAACAAGAAGTTTTATTATATAAAAATGCCAAGCAATGGGGAACGTTTGGAGCGGGCAATGCTATTGTAAAAAAAGCTTGTCTTAGAAATGTAAAATTTGATCTGGCTTTAGAATATGGATATGCCGAAGATATGGATTTTGGAATGCAATTACGTAATCAAGGAGTAGATATTATTTATCATCCAGAAATTGAAATTGTACATTTAAAAGCACCAATGGGCGGATTTAGAACTAAAATTATAAAACCATGGGAGCAAACAGCACCAATTCCAAAACCTTCACCTACAGTAATGACGTATATTCAAAAGAACTATACGGTAGAACAGCAAAGAGGATATCAGCTTATTTTATGGTTGAAATTTTATAAATCGCAACACATAAAAAATCCATTTAAGTATGAAAGGATTATGCAAAAACGCTGGGCAGTAAGCGAGCGTTGGGCCGCTAAATTGCAGCAAAATAGAAGATCATGA
- a CDS encoding glycosyltransferase family 4 protein, with the protein MTKKILYIGNDLRVNSFTATYISFLSEMLRQEGYEVKTASSVTNKAVRLIEMLGLISKFHKSTDVVLIDTYGATNFYYAYLVGRLCQIYKLPYIPILHGGNLPERLDKNPKFSRNLFGNAFQNIAPSNFLKNEFEKRNFDRICLIPNSIDLKNYPYKSRTHFRPKLLWVRRFQYRYNPRMALEVLELLSTKYSDAELCMVGPEKDGSMQDCKRLVKKKNLKVKFTDKLKKIEWAALSEDYDFFINTTTIDNTPLSVIEAMSLGLPIISTNVGGMPNLIVHAKDGILVPSGDAEKMASEISRIIENPTTGESLALNARSKAEFFDWKMIKKDWLKIISNVG; encoded by the coding sequence ATGACAAAAAAGATCCTGTACATAGGAAACGACTTGCGCGTTAATAGTTTTACAGCGACCTATATTTCATTCTTAAGTGAAATGCTTAGGCAAGAAGGCTATGAGGTTAAAACGGCTTCTTCGGTAACTAACAAAGCCGTTCGACTTATTGAAATGCTAGGTTTGATAAGCAAATTCCATAAATCAACAGATGTTGTTTTAATTGATACTTATGGCGCCACTAATTTTTATTACGCTTATTTGGTGGGAAGGTTGTGCCAGATATATAAATTGCCTTATATACCCATTTTGCATGGTGGTAATTTACCTGAACGTTTGGATAAAAATCCTAAATTCAGTCGGAATTTGTTTGGTAATGCATTTCAAAATATTGCCCCATCAAATTTTTTAAAAAACGAATTTGAAAAAAGAAATTTTGATCGAATCTGCCTTATTCCTAATTCTATAGATTTAAAAAATTATCCTTATAAATCAAGAACACATTTCAGGCCTAAGTTATTATGGGTGCGGCGCTTTCAGTATAGATATAATCCTAGAATGGCTTTAGAAGTTTTAGAGTTGTTATCGACCAAGTATAGTGATGCAGAATTATGTATGGTTGGACCTGAGAAAGATGGCAGCATGCAAGATTGTAAACGCTTAGTAAAAAAGAAGAATTTAAAAGTCAAGTTTACCGATAAGCTTAAAAAAATAGAATGGGCAGCATTATCTGAGGATTATGATTTTTTCATTAATACTACTACAATTGATAATACACCACTTAGTGTTATTGAAGCTATGAGCTTAGGTTTGCCTATCATCTCAACAAATGTAGGTGGTATGCCTAATCTAATTGTACATGCCAAAGATGGTATATTGGTTCCTTCAGGAGATGCGGAAAAAATGGCTTCAGAAATTTCCAGAATTATAGAAAATCCAACAACAGGAGAATCTCTAGCTTTAAATGCACGGAGTAAGGCTGAATTTTTTGATTGGAAAATGATAAAAAAGGACTGGTTAAAGATTATCAGTAATGTCGGTTAA
- a CDS encoding O-antigen ligase family protein: protein MQLTIDQNRKEYFRLLLLHVAIAFAIYLYRPISVLVCHGMLLFWLIYILQKKNKNNEALMAAAYVAGSEVYFRMTAGMIFYETGKYMVVVYILIGMFFKGTSSKTVPYWFFILMMVPGILVSAINISYGAEFRKLVAFNLSGPVCLGVVAIYCYYKKIKKADFEKVILMLLLPLISNMLYLYLYTPSLKESLINVSANYLATGGYGPNQISTIFGMGFFLISTRLFLVKDKLINLVDFVLLGLMAYRAIVTFSRGGVITGVICICTFVLFFYYKQNAKTRSSIFRKILFIAVAGLAVWSFTLVKTSGLIGNRYTNKDASGKLKEDITTGRSELIETELHAFTNNPILGIGIGKGKEYREEQLGIIIATHNEISRMLSEQGILGLISLLILIFVPVVFWFKFENNYYFLAFLAFWFLTINHSAMRIALPAFVYGLALLYIVDDKKDPVHRKRLAR, encoded by the coding sequence ATGCAGTTGACGATAGATCAAAATAGAAAAGAATACTTTCGACTTTTGCTGCTTCATGTGGCTATAGCATTTGCTATATATTTATATAGACCTATCTCTGTACTTGTTTGCCATGGGATGTTATTATTTTGGCTAATTTATATTCTTCAGAAAAAGAATAAAAATAATGAAGCTTTAATGGCAGCAGCTTATGTTGCAGGAAGCGAAGTGTATTTTAGAATGACTGCCGGTATGATATTTTATGAAACCGGAAAATATATGGTTGTGGTTTACATCCTTATAGGGATGTTTTTTAAAGGAACATCTTCTAAAACTGTACCTTATTGGTTTTTTATTCTTATGATGGTACCTGGTATTTTGGTTTCAGCAATTAATATAAGCTATGGTGCTGAGTTTAGAAAATTGGTTGCGTTTAATTTAAGTGGTCCGGTTTGTTTAGGTGTCGTGGCAATCTATTGCTATTACAAAAAGATTAAAAAAGCAGATTTTGAAAAGGTTATTTTAATGTTGCTCTTACCGCTAATTTCAAATATGCTTTATTTATATCTGTATACACCTTCTTTAAAAGAATCACTCATAAATGTCTCCGCGAATTATTTAGCAACGGGGGGATATGGGCCTAATCAAATTTCGACTATTTTCGGAATGGGATTTTTTCTTATTTCAACCCGACTTTTTCTGGTTAAGGACAAATTAATAAATCTTGTGGATTTTGTTTTGCTTGGTTTAATGGCCTATCGTGCAATAGTTACGTTTTCTAGGGGTGGTGTTATTACTGGCGTAATTTGTATCTGCACATTTGTGCTCTTCTTTTATTATAAACAAAATGCAAAAACTAGATCAAGTATTTTCAGGAAAATATTATTTATAGCAGTTGCAGGACTTGCAGTATGGTCATTTACGTTAGTTAAGACTTCCGGGTTAATAGGGAATCGATATACTAATAAAGATGCCTCAGGGAAATTAAAAGAAGATATTACTACCGGAAGATCAGAATTGATAGAAACCGAATTGCATGCATTTACCAACAATCCTATACTTGGAATCGGAATTGGAAAAGGAAAAGAATATAGAGAGGAACAATTGGGTATCATAATAGCAACACATAATGAAATTAGCCGAATGCTATCAGAACAGGGTATTCTTGGTCTTATTAGTTTGTTGATTTTAATCTTTGTTCCTGTTGTATTTTGGTTTAAATTCGAAAACAATTATTATTTTTTAGCGTTTTTAGCCTTTTGGTTTTTAACAATTAACCATTCAGCTATGCGAATTGCTTTACCTGCCTTCGTTTATGGCTTGGCATTACTTTATATAGTAGATGACAAAAAAGATCCTGTACATAGGAAACGACTTGCGCGTTAA
- a CDS encoding glycosyltransferase family 4 protein produces the protein MRVLQLIDSLDAGGAERMAVNFYNALSNVENITSFLVVTRKEGILKKELKISSNYLFLERKRVIDIKAIYALMKFVRAKKITHIHAHGSSYFLASLLKIAIPRLVLIWHDHYGNSEFLNERRYSVLKLCSSQFDGIIAVNKKLADWNSKKLNCTNCIQINNFVQLAENAVENVKLEGNQKVKLICVANFRPQKNHLFLLNVFAKLSDKDLSLHLFGKHFNDEYGNRILERVEKTANVFYYGPKSINREILNQASIGILVSKSEGLPLVLLEYAEAELAVICTDVGECRAVVEDAGIIINSGNEDELLEAINSYAEDSTKLNSDALKFHELVKRKFGAEEIIKQSIEFYKRCS, from the coding sequence ATGAGAGTTTTACAACTTATCGATTCTCTAGATGCGGGAGGTGCTGAAAGAATGGCGGTTAATTTTTATAACGCCCTAAGTAATGTAGAAAACATAACCTCTTTTTTAGTGGTGACCAGAAAGGAGGGGATTTTAAAGAAAGAATTGAAGATTTCTTCAAATTATCTATTTTTAGAAAGGAAAAGAGTAATTGATATTAAAGCTATTTATGCTCTTATGAAATTTGTTAGAGCAAAGAAAATAACTCACATTCATGCGCATGGCAGCTCTTATTTTCTTGCGAGTTTGTTGAAGATTGCAATTCCCCGTCTAGTTCTTATTTGGCATGATCATTACGGTAACAGTGAATTTCTTAACGAAAGGCGCTATTCAGTTTTAAAATTATGCAGCTCTCAATTTGACGGAATTATTGCAGTAAATAAAAAATTGGCAGATTGGAATAGCAAAAAATTAAATTGTACCAATTGTATCCAAATAAATAATTTTGTTCAACTTGCTGAAAATGCAGTTGAAAACGTGAAGTTGGAAGGAAACCAAAAAGTAAAATTGATTTGTGTAGCAAACTTTAGACCTCAAAAAAATCATCTATTTTTACTTAATGTTTTTGCTAAACTGAGCGATAAGGATCTAAGTCTACACCTTTTTGGTAAGCACTTTAATGATGAATACGGTAATAGGATTTTAGAGCGGGTAGAGAAGACGGCTAATGTTTTTTATTATGGTCCAAAGTCAATTAATAGGGAAATACTGAATCAAGCTTCCATAGGAATTTTAGTTTCAAAATCAGAAGGCTTACCACTAGTATTATTGGAGTATGCTGAAGCTGAATTAGCTGTTATTTGTACAGATGTAGGGGAGTGTAGAGCGGTTGTTGAAGATGCCGGAATAATAATTAATTCTGGGAATGAAGATGAGTTGCTGGAGGCCATTAATTCATATGCCGAAGATAGTACAAAGCTAAATAGCGATGCATTAAAATTTCATGAATTAGTGAAAAGAAAATTTGGTGCTGAAGAAATTATAAAACAATCAATTGAGTTCTATAAAAGATGCAGTTGA
- a CDS encoding glycosyltransferase family 4 protein, producing the protein MHIGFLTPEYPHPKISHSGGLGSSLQNLILSLHAQGVTISVFVYGQKEDTDFEENGIHFYCIKQKTYKIGGFYCYRKYINKKLNYWIQHTDIDVLEVPDWTGITAFMKFSVPVIMRFHGSDTYFCHLENRSQKFKNRFFEQQAVTNANAFIAPTTFAGNVSKELFPIKNKTVKTIHYGLNLEQFNNENPAQFEAFTILYLGTLIRKKGVLELPDIFEKVQQKYPKAILLLIGGDSADIKTGSTSTWALLQQKLKEKQLFGIQYLGKMPYADVKKHIKKAHVCVFPSYAETLGMVTIESMALQKAVVNTNIGWAKEIITHGEDGLMAHPSNHEAFAEAIKQIFDGDHLREKLQKNARLKVETNFDIQQKAIENIEFYKEILATQK; encoded by the coding sequence ATGCATATCGGTTTTCTAACTCCCGAATATCCACACCCAAAAATAAGTCACTCTGGTGGTTTAGGAAGTAGTTTGCAAAATTTGATTTTATCGTTACATGCACAAGGGGTAACTATTAGTGTTTTTGTATATGGTCAAAAAGAGGATACAGATTTTGAAGAAAACGGGATTCATTTTTACTGCATTAAACAGAAAACTTATAAAATTGGCGGATTTTATTGCTATCGAAAATACATAAATAAAAAGCTGAATTATTGGATTCAGCACACCGATATAGATGTATTAGAAGTTCCGGATTGGACGGGGATTACAGCTTTTATGAAATTTTCAGTTCCGGTAATAATGCGATTTCATGGCAGTGATACTTATTTTTGCCATTTAGAAAACCGATCTCAAAAATTCAAGAACCGATTTTTTGAACAGCAAGCGGTAACTAATGCAAATGCTTTTATTGCACCTACTACTTTTGCCGGTAATGTTTCAAAAGAATTGTTTCCTATTAAAAATAAAACTGTAAAAACCATTCATTATGGATTGAATTTGGAACAATTCAATAATGAAAATCCAGCGCAATTTGAGGCATTTACAATTTTATATTTAGGCACGCTAATTCGTAAAAAGGGCGTTTTAGAATTGCCTGATATTTTTGAAAAGGTTCAGCAAAAATATCCAAAAGCAATATTACTATTGATAGGTGGCGATAGTGCAGATATCAAAACCGGAAGTACATCAACCTGGGCGTTACTTCAGCAAAAGCTAAAAGAAAAACAACTTTTCGGAATTCAGTATTTAGGTAAAATGCCCTATGCTGACGTAAAAAAGCATATTAAAAAAGCGCATGTTTGTGTTTTTCCATCCTATGCAGAAACTTTAGGGATGGTAACTATAGAATCTATGGCTTTACAAAAAGCAGTGGTAAATACTAATATTGGTTGGGCTAAAGAAATAATAACTCATGGAGAAGATGGGCTTATGGCACATCCATCAAATCATGAAGCTTTTGCAGAAGCGATAAAACAGATTTTTGACGGGGATCATTTAAGAGAAAAGCTTCAAAAAAATGCGCGATTAAAAGTTGAAACAAATTTTGATATTCAGCAAAAAGCAATTGAAAATATTGAATTTTATAAGGAAATTTTAGCTACACAAAAATGA
- a CDS encoding UDP-glycosyltransferase: MAKKVFVFLPDGVGLRNFAYTNFNTLGQELGMDVVYWNNSVFPLKEQLGLEEVKIDPNNVHKLTPVYSRARKRIELNLWHKEFDDSVYQTYKFPFEYSNFKKAARSFLTRFLIAKHNSEKGLTAIKKRIDKLERQNPKYEYCKKQLEKHKPDLILCTSQRSTQAISALLAAKDLGIPTATFIYSWDNVPKAMLVVDTDYYFVWSDLMKAEMLKYYPFLKDHQVIVTGTPQFEPHFNPDLIIPKAKFFADYGLDEAKKYICFSGDDTTTSPLDQYYLEDLAIAVQNLNKEGYNLGIIFRKAPVDHTGRYQEIIEKYKKEITEIAPAWKAMGKQWNTILPEPHDFSLLSTVCEYAELVVNICSSMVFDFAIHNKPCIYINYEQPQLQSGIRDIGQNYNYVHFRSMPSKNAVAWGTSKESLQVTLENLMDNPKPIVTQAKNWFTVVAGKHPKTSSLAIWETIKNILN; encoded by the coding sequence ATGGCTAAAAAGGTTTTTGTTTTTCTTCCCGATGGTGTAGGGCTTCGGAATTTCGCGTATACCAATTTCAATACCCTTGGCCAAGAACTAGGCATGGACGTGGTGTATTGGAATAACAGTGTTTTTCCTTTAAAAGAACAATTGGGGCTAGAAGAGGTTAAAATCGACCCCAATAATGTGCATAAGCTTACGCCTGTTTATTCTAGGGCAAGGAAGCGAATAGAACTAAATTTATGGCATAAGGAGTTTGATGATTCGGTGTATCAGACCTACAAATTCCCTTTTGAATACAGCAATTTTAAGAAAGCTGCACGTAGTTTTTTAACTCGATTTTTAATTGCAAAACATAATTCTGAAAAAGGATTAACTGCAATTAAAAAACGTATTGATAAATTAGAACGACAAAATCCTAAATATGAATATTGCAAAAAGCAACTGGAAAAGCACAAACCCGATTTAATATTATGCACCAGTCAGCGTTCTACCCAGGCCATTAGCGCTCTGTTAGCGGCTAAAGATTTAGGAATTCCCACGGCTACGTTTATTTATAGTTGGGATAATGTACCTAAAGCGATGTTAGTGGTGGATACCGATTATTATTTCGTTTGGAGCGATTTGATGAAAGCTGAAATGCTGAAGTATTATCCATTTCTAAAAGATCATCAGGTTATTGTTACCGGAACACCTCAATTTGAGCCTCATTTTAATCCTGATTTAATTATACCTAAAGCTAAATTTTTTGCAGATTACGGATTAGATGAAGCAAAAAAATATATCTGTTTCTCAGGAGACGATACAACTACATCTCCACTAGATCAATATTATTTAGAAGATTTAGCCATTGCAGTACAAAATCTTAATAAAGAAGGTTATAACTTAGGAATTATATTTAGGAAAGCACCGGTAGACCATACAGGGAGGTATCAAGAAATTATAGAAAAATACAAAAAGGAAATTACAGAAATAGCACCGGCCTGGAAAGCGATGGGGAAACAATGGAATACCATACTTCCTGAACCTCATGATTTTTCATTATTATCAACAGTTTGTGAGTATGCAGAACTTGTAGTGAATATTTGCTCTTCTATGGTTTTCGATTTTGCAATTCATAATAAACCTTGTATCTATATAAATTACGAACAACCGCAACTGCAAAGCGGAATTCGAGATATCGGGCAGAATTATAACTATGTTCATTTTAGATCGATGCCTTCTAAAAACGCAGTAGCCTGGGGAACTTCAAAAGAAAGTTTACAAGTTACATTAGAAAATTTAATGGATAATCCTAAGCCTATTGTAACCCAGGCAAAAAACTGGTTTACAGTTGTGGCCGGTAAACATCCAAAAACATCCTCTTTAGCGATTTGGGAAACTATAAAAAATATTTTGAACTAA
- a CDS encoding glycosyltransferase family 2 protein: MKFGLIICTFERATALLRVLDSVKAQAVYSDQILVIDGSLTHNTKEALQAYSIPNLDYYYVQEKHRGLTRQRNFGIAKLSSELDIAFFLDDDVVLAPDYFKNILLTYKSYPNALGVGGYILDDSINWQKAENGPVLYDEYEFDGWKRKLGSRNLLRKKLNLLSDCAPGIMPAFSNGFSISFLPPSGKTYPVEFFMGGVSSFRTKILKELQFSEYFQGYGLYEDMEYCLRVSKLGQLYVNTSACLYHYHDPDGRPNQFRYGKMVIENGWHVWRTKYEKPSLKATLKWYKIAYLLTFVRLANVFSTSKRQEAFTEFLGRMRALLVIPFKQ, translated from the coding sequence ATGAAGTTTGGTTTAATAATATGTACTTTTGAAAGAGCAACGGCTTTACTTCGTGTGTTAGATTCAGTAAAAGCCCAAGCGGTATATTCCGATCAAATTCTTGTAATAGATGGATCGCTGACTCACAACACTAAGGAAGCATTACAAGCGTATTCTATTCCAAACTTAGATTATTATTATGTTCAAGAAAAGCATCGTGGGTTAACCCGACAACGAAATTTTGGAATAGCAAAACTTTCTTCTGAACTAGATATTGCTTTTTTTCTTGATGATGACGTAGTTTTAGCGCCTGATTATTTTAAAAATATATTGCTTACTTACAAAAGCTATCCAAATGCTTTAGGAGTAGGAGGCTATATATTAGATGATTCTATTAATTGGCAGAAAGCTGAAAATGGCCCTGTTCTATATGATGAATATGAATTTGACGGTTGGAAACGAAAGTTAGGTAGTCGAAACTTGTTACGAAAAAAACTAAATTTATTAAGCGATTGCGCACCTGGTATTATGCCGGCGTTTTCTAATGGTTTTTCAATAAGTTTTTTACCTCCTAGCGGAAAAACATATCCTGTTGAATTTTTTATGGGTGGCGTTTCATCTTTTAGGACAAAGATTTTGAAAGAGCTACAATTTTCAGAATATTTTCAAGGTTATGGCTTGTATGAAGATATGGAGTATTGCCTGCGAGTTTCTAAACTAGGGCAATTATATGTAAATACCTCAGCATGTCTGTATCATTATCACGATCCCGACGGACGGCCGAATCAATTTAGATATGGCAAAATGGTTATTGAAAATGGCTGGCATGTTTGGCGAACTAAATATGAAAAGCCATCGCTAAAAGCAACGCTAAAATGGTATAAAATTGCGTATTTATTAACTTTTGTGCGATTAGCAAATGTATTTTCTACCTCTAAAAGGCAGGAAGCATTTACTGAATTTTTAGGTAGAATGCGCGCATTATTGGTAATACCATTTAAACAATAA
- a CDS encoding glycosyltransferase family 4 protein: protein MKFVVITHVVHKKVGSNFQAYAPYVLEMNRWFNYVDAVKIVAPANINHASKITTAYHHKQLDFVEVPQFSLLSLRSAFITLLKLPIIIYTICKSMKWADHIHLRCPGNMGLLGSIIQVFFPSKAKTVKYAGNWDPNSKQPWTYKLQKWIVSNPKISKNIQVLVYGEWLNQSKNIRPFFTASFGENDKIQNIKKYNQPFHFVFVGSLVVGKRPLFAIKLVESLRNRGFDVDLSIYGEGELKESLQDYISEQNIQNYVILKGGRPLSELKKAYQKAHFSILPSKSEGWPKAVAEAMFFGCIPIATKISCVPWMLGFGERGILIEGNLQRDIETLETLLGDKSQLVKMSRNAQDWSEAYTVEFFEQEIAKLV from the coding sequence ATGAAATTTGTTGTAATCACACATGTTGTTCATAAAAAAGTCGGATCTAATTTTCAGGCTTATGCTCCGTATGTTTTAGAAATGAATAGATGGTTCAACTATGTTGATGCAGTAAAAATAGTAGCTCCTGCAAATATTAATCACGCATCGAAAATAACAACAGCATACCATCATAAACAACTAGATTTTGTAGAAGTTCCGCAATTTTCGTTGCTTTCATTACGGAGTGCTTTCATAACGCTACTGAAATTACCCATTATAATCTATACTATTTGTAAATCGATGAAATGGGCTGATCATATTCATTTACGGTGTCCGGGTAATATGGGATTACTAGGAAGTATAATACAAGTTTTTTTCCCTTCGAAAGCTAAAACAGTAAAGTATGCCGGGAACTGGGATCCAAATTCAAAGCAACCTTGGACGTATAAATTGCAAAAATGGATTGTTTCTAATCCGAAAATCAGTAAAAACATTCAGGTTTTGGTATACGGGGAATGGCTAAATCAATCTAAAAATATTCGTCCTTTTTTTACCGCTTCTTTTGGAGAAAATGATAAAATTCAAAATATAAAAAAATATAATCAGCCTTTTCATTTTGTGTTTGTAGGAAGTTTAGTAGTAGGGAAAAGGCCTCTGTTTGCTATTAAATTAGTTGAAAGTTTAAGGAATAGAGGATTTGATGTGGATTTGTCGATATATGGGGAAGGCGAATTAAAAGAAAGCTTACAAGACTATATCTCTGAACAAAACATTCAAAACTATGTAATTTTAAAAGGTGGAAGGCCATTATCTGAATTAAAAAAAGCTTACCAAAAAGCTCATTTTTCAATATTACCTTCAAAAAGTGAAGGGTGGCCCAAAGCCGTTGCGGAAGCTATGTTCTTTGGATGTATTCCTATAGCTACCAAAATTTCTTGTGTTCCTTGGATGCTAGGTTTTGGTGAGCGAGGTATATTGATTGAAGGAAATTTACAAAGGGATATTGAAACTCTAGAAACTCTATTAGGAGATAAATCACAATTAGTAAAGATGTCTCGAAATGCTCAAGATTGGTCTGAAGCCTATACAGTAGAATTTTTCGAACAAGAAATTGCTAAATTGGTATGA
- a CDS encoding N-acetylneuraminate synthase family protein, with translation MNTYKEPYVIAEIGCNHKGDINIAKELIKVAKIFCKVDAVKFQKRNNKELLTESQYNAPHPNPVNAYGDTYGEHREFLEFTVAQHQELKDFCEEMEITYSTSVWDLTSAKEIASLQPKFIKIPSACNNYYEMLNWLCENYSGEIHISTGMTTKNEIGNLVDFFTKKGRNKDLVIYNCTSGYPVPFEDVCLLEITRMKQLYEDKVKHIGFSGHHLGIAVDVAAFTLGANVVERHYTLDRTWKGTDHAASLEPSGLRKLKRDLSAVYNSLTFKEKDILEIEEVQREKLKFRKN, from the coding sequence TTGAACACATATAAAGAACCTTACGTAATTGCCGAAATTGGTTGTAACCATAAAGGCGATATAAATATTGCAAAAGAGCTAATTAAAGTAGCTAAGATATTTTGCAAAGTAGATGCCGTAAAATTTCAAAAACGGAATAATAAAGAATTGCTAACTGAAAGTCAGTATAACGCACCGCATCCCAATCCGGTAAATGCGTATGGAGATACGTATGGTGAACATCGTGAATTTTTAGAATTTACGGTAGCGCAGCATCAAGAGTTAAAAGATTTTTGTGAAGAAATGGAAATTACGTATTCCACTTCAGTTTGGGATCTAACTTCAGCAAAAGAAATTGCCAGTTTACAGCCAAAGTTTATAAAAATTCCTTCGGCTTGTAATAATTATTATGAGATGTTGAATTGGTTGTGCGAAAATTATTCCGGCGAAATTCATATTTCTACGGGAATGACTACTAAAAACGAAATAGGAAATTTAGTTGATTTTTTCACTAAAAAGGGTAGAAACAAAGATTTAGTGATTTACAATTGCACATCGGGTTATCCGGTTCCTTTTGAAGACGTATGTTTATTAGAAATCACCAGAATGAAACAACTTTATGAAGATAAAGTAAAACATATCGGGTTTTCCGGCCATCATTTAGGAATTGCAGTAGATGTTGCGGCTTTTACTTTAGGAGCTAACGTGGTAGAACGTCATTATACGTTAGATCGAACCTGGAAAGGAACAGATCATGCCGCTTCGTTAGAACCTTCGGGACTGAGAAAGCTAAAACGAGATTTAAGCGCGGTTTATAACTCCTTAACGTTCAAAGAGAAAGATATTTTAGAAATTGAAGAAGTACAACGAGAAAAATTGAAATTCAGAAAAAATTAA